The following coding sequences are from one Oncorhynchus kisutch isolate 150728-3 linkage group LG23, Okis_V2, whole genome shotgun sequence window:
- the morn3 gene encoding MORN repeat-containing protein 3, giving the protein MPHLKKPRKVEPLSKLWDRKAQKCGLRHTVYSVNGDEYTGDWLDSKKHGKGTQIWKKAGAIYDGDWKYGKRDGYGTYSKLLSVTNEYSREYSGGWENDKKHGFGTYFYSDTACYEGEWSEDQRSGWGRMYYDNGDIYEGEWLKNKHHGQGMLRLANENRYEGNWKYGKKNGHGKFFYLDKGQLYEGFWVDGVAKCGTVSDFGRAEAPTPTIYPIPKVHLLDVRSVLMETQSTYHSE; this is encoded by the exons ATGCCTCATCTGAAGAAACCTCGAAAAGTGGAGCCCCTGTCAAAATTATGGGACAGAAAGGCACAAAAGTGTGGACTGCGACACACTGTTTATTCAGTCAATGGAGATGAATACACCGGGGATTGGCTGGACAGCAAGAAGCATG GCAAAGGAACTCAAATTTGGAAGAAGGCCGGGGCCATTTATGATGGAGACTGGAAATATGGCAAACGTGATGGATACGGGACCTACAGCAAACTCCTGTCTGTAACCAATGAGTATTCAAGGGAATACTCAGGTGGATGGGAAAATGACAAAAAGCAT GGGTTTGGGACCTACTTCTACAGTGACACTGCCTGCTATGAGGGAGAATGGAGTGAGGATCAGAGGAGTGGCTGGGGCAGGATGTATTATGACAATGGGGACATATATGAGGGAGAATGGCTGAAAAACAAACATCACGGACAGGGCATGCTTCGTCTCG CCAATGAAAACAGGTATGAAGGCAACTGGAAGTATGGGAAGAAGAATGGGCATGGAAAGTTCTTTTACCTGGACAAAGGTCAGCTTTATGAGGGCTTCTGGGTGGATGGAGTGGCCAAATGTGGAACAGTCTCTGACTTTGGAAGAGCTGAGGCACCAACACCAACAATATACCCAATTCCTAAG GTACATCTGTTGGATGTGAGATCAGTTTTAATGGAAACACAATCAACATACCACAGTGAATAG
- the LOC109868349 gene encoding transmembrane protein 120B-like — translation MSLQRCQTEWGEIDQEYQQLQETHKVYRQKLDELTNLQATCSSAISKQRKGLKDLRHSLRKCTKTSDEKETELIKDIQMQIKDKEHFFFDMEAYLPKKNGLYLNLVLGNVNVTLLSNQAKFAYKDEYEKFKLCMTIILMFAAITCLFLFNYRVTDEIFNFLLVWYYCTLTIRESILMSNGSRIKGWWVSHHYVSTFLSGVMLTWPEGSMYQMFRSQFLAFSIYQSFVQFLQYYYQSGCLYRLRALGERNQLDLTVEGFQSWMWRGLTFLLPFLFFGHFWQLYNALTLFRLAGHKDCKEWQVFMLALTFLVLFLGNFLTTLKVVRQKVQENPEKVQKQE, via the exons ATGTCACTGCAAAGGTGTCAAACTGAATGGGGAGAAATTGACCAAGAATATCAACAGTTACAG GAAACTCACAAAGTGTACAGACAGAAGCTCGATGAGCTCACCAACCTCCAGGCAACATGCAGCAGTGCCATTAGTAAACAGAGGAAGGGTCTAAAAGACCTCCGGCACAGTCTGCGCAA ATGTACAAAAACAAGCGATGAGAAAGAAACAGAACTGATCAAAGACATCCAAATGCAAATTAAAGACAAAGAACATTTCTTCTTTGATATGGAAGCCTATTTGCCAAAGAAGAATGG ATTGTACTTAAATTTGGTCCTTGGCAATGTGAATGTCACACTCCTCAGCAACCAGGCTAA ATTTGCCTACAAAGATGAATATGAGAAGTTCAAGCTTTGCATGACAATAATCTTGATGTTTGCTGCCATAACCTGTCTCTTCTTGTTCAATTACCG TGTCACAGATGAAATCTTCAACTTCTTGCTGGTTTGGTACTATTGCACTTTGACCATAAGGGAAAGCATCCTCATGAGCAATGGGTCCCG GATCAAAGGGTGGTGGGTCTCCCATCATTACGTCTCTACCTTCCTATCAGGTGTAATGCTTACCTG GCCAGAGGGGTCCATGTATCAGATGTTCAGAAGTCAATTCCTTGCCTTCTCCATTTATCAGA GCTTTGTGCAGTTTCTTCAATATTACTATCAAAGTGGCTGCTTATACAGGTTACGAGCTTTGGGGGAAAGAAATCAGTTGGACCTCACAGTGG AGGGGTTCCAGTCATGGATGTGGAGAGGGCTCACCTTCCTCTTGCCATTCCTCTTCTTCGGACAT TTCTGGCAGCTGTACAATGCTTTGACCCTGTTTCGGTTGGCAGGACATAAAGACTGTAAAGAGTGGCAG GTATTTATGTTGGCACTGACATTTCTTGTCCTATTCCTGGGGAATTTTCTTACCACATTGAAAGTTGTTCGCCAAAAAGTCCAGGAAAACCCAGAGAAGGTGCAAAAGCAAGAGTGA
- the orai1b gene encoding calcium release-activated calcium channel protein 1, whose translation MSLNEHSLQALSWRKLYLSRAKLKASSRTSALLSGFAMVAMVEVQLDTSYPYPPGLLIAFSACTTVLVAVHLFALMVSTCILPNIEAVSNVHNLNSVKESPHERMHHHIELAWAFSTVIGTLLFLAEVVLLCWVKFLPIRPKNHNPNNGTISAGVAAAITSTSIMVPFGLIFIVFAVHFYRSLVSHKTDRQFQELEELSNLTRLQNELDGRGESHLQSHSSHFP comes from the exons ATGAGTCTGAACGAACATTCATTACAAGCACTGTCGTGGAGGAAGCTTTACTTGAGTCGAGCAAAACTGAAGGCTTCCAGTCGAACGTCTGCTCTACTGTCTGGGTTCGCTATG GTAGCAATGGTGGAGGTTCAGTTGGACACAAGCTATCCATACCCACCTGGTCTCCTCATTGCCTTCAGTGCCTGCACCACAGTGTTGGTGGCTGTTCACCTCTTTGCCCTGATGGTTAGTACCTGCATCCTGCCTAACATCGAGGCAGTCAGTAATGTTCACAACCTCAACTCGGTGAAGGAGTCGCCACATGAGAGAATGCACCACCACATAGAGCTGGCCTGGGCTTTCTCGACAGTCATTGGCACCCTGCTCTTCCTGGCTGAGGTGGTGCTCCTCTGCTGGGTCAAATTTTTACCCATTAGGCCTAAGAACCACAACCCCAACAATGGGACCATATCTGCAGGTGTGGCTGCTGCCatcacctccacctccatcaTGGTGCCTTTTGGCCTGATATTTATAGTCTTCGCTGTACATTTCTACCGTTCCCTTGTCAGCcacaagacagacaggcagttccAGGAGCTGGAGGAGTTATCCAACCTGACCAGGCTGCAGAATGAGCTGGACGGTAGAGGGGAATCCCACTTGCAATCCCACAGCTCTCATTTCCCATAA